In one Notolabrus celidotus isolate fNotCel1 chromosome 1, fNotCel1.pri, whole genome shotgun sequence genomic region, the following are encoded:
- the LOC117810631 gene encoding triple functional domain protein-like: MNPESLDSSIQSALSALFLPFDATASIVLSQLFRTIEERYHGDALQCLLDFLIPSKHLLESVQQAACAGYSDVVFRYEGWPLCLHDKTVVQLAPVNPLLLRPGDFYLQVEPFGDQAARIVLKSLLEEGCREVEETPIPETSYPCIFSEEWLQDINEGRHGTPLSRCLLCTDQGVIKLPWTQIAIPEFLDKPKMMHSYREAPPAPQQTSVPSHFNSSTLPVEALFLPSKDRMSASLRPSDSSSKLVKMDHARRLPKSCSKPLIKPVGWVSPNTWDRPNYREIEGDYVDLVDVAKETDLPNPPSSVFFKPVRPPPPVPFVNPCGRTLQFAEEPCTPCSQRKLGQEYTDEDLKCRYRDSYVAALRNPVPFERGSVDLLAALDEIGQCEEVQLRPSGAFEVQKQDLGNLCNHCNRPRMSNELCQNRHSTEAITENVVFKEHTSFEPENLMKEPPMVLKSTPGLSYSQKVQMKLISQQSGHKATVHPGSVESLENCHGDIKAHQSAEVVKPSGKHKVKVRSLSTVSETSKGNPPLYKLNNRSHSDICPETISSIMQCKKGELLDQVTQKLERRKSPKKDFQTSRSETPSSMDGPDSKLHNSKIERLSSPQGPHQFISSDKLHSPQTEESSFRHISGLLELGIICLPGSRDRTGRAVVEVHAGRQEWNSPLVSAQSLCELLLYLHSIPRKEVQELGMTLVINARKKPPSLHFYKALLRAQEQALHAVHSIVMLVDKDTCPRPEKQPGLQMDILTSMKALNKTVEACQLTSDLGGTFTHSQTDWLQFHQRLVSFMTDLRGADCLLQKAIKKVDSSKKVDTAEEVQQCIQEQRASMKEVLEDVRLVTLQREGGALLARMRKEEFRFPQSEDYRDALESVTSLYNQVEEKLHTLVMRSNESLQQLESLFKLREVEAKISTAGMWFSTEGEQRLKDSYATDDTLVCTAKAFQHFDLLLKESKEKRQQALTLVTESDGIVAMSDSSPAIDIFRTLISTFKSNMDDFILRGEQRYKELEKLVCVERYCAQASALAKECSHFLEKVEQGCYSAQTQSTLQMYEERLGGEFSTQHFKAMKAKACATGSGASGAMRVWNAAWIQCQEVRQRLEEMQKKMKKGIDKNQIQPTTAVNPREEDGGTEKMEKRSEVGEDECSMMKQPTPQEEAVNVSDREGITSTAEPIDHYIKTDLTGSENGESQALKSPESPVEIEKMTPVSSQNSDCYSKTKHHSEADLRSADSAEGGNVFQTHQPLGRSLSEGSRVNAPFSVLSCFSPLNMRNKHCQSRTQPLEQNLQLLQNLPISQNESLQAGNLSWESKRDSNEEAGEGCLDISHGPTNASTPETLLTSTENNGDNVLRLRRIMEELLSTEREYVKALGYVREHYFPELERADVPQDLRGQRGSIFGNLEKLHDFHRHHFLNELESSMNEPLRVGRCFLRHTESLCLYALYSKNKPQSDSLLVNHGQAFFKQKQQKLGDKMDLWSYLLKPVQRISKYSLLLQDMVRECGARQTREMAEVKAALEVIHFQLRHGNNLLAVDAIHQCDVNLKEQGQIIRQDEFLVTFRKKKCFRHIFLFQELILFSKTRKTDVGNDTYVYKQSFKTSDIGMTQNSGDSGLCFEIWFRKRKTGDTYTLQAVSQGVKEAWTKDLERILWEQAVHNREVRMQERVFMGIGNKPFMDIQPSDAAIHDRAVNYVLLGRENKVQSSAGSCGPQDGPPGGRPKSVGSGSSSSSSSSSGRGSLSPVGYLCGPKRRVVSGGVGGYVSPPGVLEEDDLDHESGSHNLLLDSSESSGESVSGFSSSSHSFHSAVGGEVEEASALCASTITIKEAAAAHAAEVAHKPTALAGSPEKKTPPVALKPKPLHQTKDVPCGKDQNTSVGKSTEV, translated from the exons AATCCAGAATCTCTGGACTCGTCCATCCAGAGCGCCCTCTCGGCCCTCTTCCTGCCTTTCGATGCCACGGCTTCCATCGTCCTGAGTCAGCTGTTTCGCACCATTGAGGAACGTTACCACGGTGATGCTCTACAGTGCCTGCTGGACTTCCTCATCCCTTCCAAACACCTGCTGGAGAGCGTCCAAcaggctgcatgt GCTGGATACTCGGATGTTGTTTTCCGCTATGAAGGCTGGCCTCTGTGTCTCCACGACAAAACTGTCGTCCAGCTGGCACCTGTGAACCCTTTGCTGCTGCGTCCTGGAGACTTCTATCTACAGGTAGAACCGTTTGGTGACCAAGCAGCTCGCATCGTCTTGAAAAGTCTTCTGGAGGAGGGCTGTCGAGAAGTGGAGGAGACCCCCATCCCTGAGACTTCCTACCCTTGCATCTTCTCAGAAGAATGGCTGCAGGACATCAATGAAGGACGGCATGGGACTCCTCTGTCACGCTGCTTACTTTGCACAGATCAGGGAGTCATCAAGTTACCCTGGACTCAAATTGCCATCCCAGAGTTCTTAGATAAGCCAAAAATGATGCACTCTTACCGGGAAGCTCCTCCAGCACCACAGCAGACTTCAGTACCCTCTCATTTTAACTCCTCTACTCTCCCAGTGGAAGCCTTATTTCTTCCTTCAAAAGACAGGATGTCCGCCTCTTTGAGACCTTCGGACTCTTCTTCCAAACTTGTCAAAATGGACCATGCAAGACGACTTCCTAAGTCATGCTCAAAACCTTTGATCAAACCGGTGGGTTGGGTTTCTCCAAACACCTGGGACAGACCCAACTATCGAGAGATTGAGGGTGATTATGTAGACCTGGTGGATGTCGCCAAAGAGACAGACCTACCAAATCCGCCcagttcagtttttttcaaaCCGGtcagacctcctcctcctgtgccaTTTGTGAATCCTTGTGGACGCACATTGCAGTTTGCGGAGGAGCCATGTACGCCATGCAGCCAGAGAAAGCTGGGGCAGGAGTACACTGATGAAGACTTGAAGTGTCGATACAGAGACTCGTATGTGGCAGCACTGAGAAACCCTGTCCCTTTTGAGAGAGGGAGCGTAGACCTCCTGGCTGCCCTGGATGAGATTGGCCAATGTGAGGAGGTACAGTTAAGACCTAGCGGTGCATTTGAAGTTCAAAAACAGGACCTTGGAAACCTTTGTAACCACTGTAATAGGCCCCGGATGAGTAATGAGCTCTGCCAGAACAGACACAGCACTGAAGCAATAACAGAAAATGTTGTATTCAAAGAACACACAAGTTTTGAACCAGAAAACCTTATGAAGGAACCACCCATGGTCTTAAAATCAACCCCTGGTTTGAGCTACAGTCAGAAAGTTCAGATGAAACTTATTTCCCAACAATCTGGACACAAGGCCACTGTGCATCCAGGATCAGTGGAGTCCCTTGAGAACTGTCATGGTGACATTAAAGCACATCAAAGTGCAGAGGTGGTGAAGCCATCAGggaaacacaaagtaaaggTCAGGTCTCTGTCCACTGTGTCCGAAACCTCCAAAGGAAATCCACCTCTCTACAAGCTCAACAACAGGAGCCACAGTGATATCTGCCCTGAAACTATCAGCAGCATAATGCAATGTAAGAAAGGGGAACTATTGGATCAGGTGACTCAGAAGCTGGAGAGGAGGAAATCGCCTAAAAAAG ACTTTCAGACAAGTAGGAGTGAAACTCCCTCCTCAATGGATGGACCAGACTCAAAACTCCATAACTCAAAGATAGAGAGGCTGTCTTCTCCACAAGGTCCACATCAGTTTATAAGTTCTGACAAGCTGCACTCCCCACAAACAGAGGAATCAAGTTTCAGACACATCAGTGGTCTTCTTGAACTGGGCATTATTTGTTTACCAG GCAGCAGGGACAGGACAGGCAGGGCAGTGGTCGAGGTCCATGCAGGCAGACAGGAGTGGAATTCCCCTCTTGTCTCTGCCCAGAGTCTCTGTGAATTACTGCTCTACTTACACTCCATACCAAG GAAAGAAGTTCAAGAATTGGGAATGACTTTGGTCATCAATGCCAGGAAGAAGCCTCCGTCACTCCACTTCTATAAAGCTCTGCTGAGGGCCCAG GAGCAGGCTCTACATGCTGTCCACAGTATTGTGATGCTGGTGGATAAAGACACTTGTCCCCGTCCTGAAAAACAGCCAGGGTTACag ATGGACATATTGACTTCCATGAAAGCCCTTAACAAGACAGTGGAAGCCTGccagctgacctctgacctgggCGGGACCTTCACTCACAGTCAAACAGACTGGCTGCAGTTTCATCAG AGGCTGGTTTCTTTCATGACTGACCTGCGGGGGGCAGACTGCTTGTTGCAGAAGGCCATCAAAAAAGTGGACAGCAGCAAAAAGGTGGACACTGCAGAG GAAGTGCAACAATGCATCCAGGAACAGAGGGCCTCCATGAAAGAGGTGCTGGAAGACGTTCGATTGGTCACactgcagagggagggaggggcttTGCTGGCCAGAATGAGGAAAGAGGAGTTCAGGTTCCCACAGTCTGAGGACTACAG AGATGCTTTGGAGTCAGTGACAAGTCTTTACAACCAGGTGGAGGAGAAGCTCCACACACTGGTGATGAGATCAAATGAgtccctgcagcagctggaaTCCCTCTTCAAACTCAGAGAGGTGGAGGCCAAAATTAGCACG GCTGGGATGTGGTTCAGCacagaaggagaacagagactGAAGGACTCTTACGCAACAGATGATACCTTGGTGTGCACTGCAAAGGCCTTTCAGCACTTTGATCTGCTGCTCAAAGAGTCAAAG GAAAAGCGGCAACAAGCTTTGACCCTGGTGACGGAGTCTGATGGAATTGTTGCCATGAGTGATTCCAGTCCTGCAATAGATATATTTCGCACCCTAATTAGCACTTTTAAATCTAATATGGATGATTTTATATTGCGAGGAGAACAGAGATACAAAGAGTTGGAAAAACTGGTGTGTGTGGAGCGCTACTGTGCACAG gCTTCTGCTCTGGCCAAAGAATGCAGTCATTTTCTGGAGAAGGTAGAGCAGGGGTGTTACTCCGCTCAGACCCAGAGCACACTCCAGATGTATGAGGAGAGATTGGGTGGTGAATTCTCCACCCAGCACTTCAAGGCTATGAAAGCTAAGGCCTGCGCCACGGGATCCGGGGCCTCTGGGGCTATGAGAGTGTGGAATGCAGCCTGGATTCAGTGCCAAGAAGTCAGGCAGCGTCTTGAGGAGATGcagaagaaaatgaagaaaggcATAGATAAGAACCAGATCCAGCCGACCACAGCTGTGAACCCTCGAGAGGAAGATGGGGGAACAGAGAAGATGGAGAAAAGGAGCGAGGTGGGGGAGGATGAATGCTCCATGATGAAGCAGCCAACCCCTCAGGAAGAGGCAGTCAATGTATCAGACAGGGAAGGAATAACCTCAACTGCTGAACCCATCGACCACTATATAAAAACTGACTTGACTGGGAGTGAAAATGGAGAATCCCAAGCACTGAAATCACCGGAATCACCTGTTGAAATAGAGAAAATGACTCCTGTGTCTTCACAAAACAGCGACTGTTACTCAAAAACCAAACACCACAGTGAGGCAGACCTGAGGAGCGCAGACTCAGCTGAAGGGGGCAATGTTTTTCAAACGCACCAACCTTTGGGTCGGTCCTTAAGTGAGGGTTCACGGGTGAATGCTCCCTTTTCAGTTCTTTCTTGCTTTTCACCTTTGAATATgagaaacaaacactgtcaGAGCAGGACACAACCACTGGAACAAAATCTGCAGCTGCTCCAAAATCTGCCCATTTCCCAGAACGAGAGTTTACAAGCAGGAAACCTGAGCTGGGAgtcaaaaagagacagtaatGAGGAGGCGGGTGAAGGATGCCTAGACATCAGCCATGGCCCTACAAACGCCAGTACCCCAGAGACATTACTCACATCAACAGAGAACAATGGCGACAATGTTTT GAGACTAAGAAGGATCATGGAGGAGCTGCTGTCCACAGAGAGGGAGTATGTAAAGGCTCTAGGTTACGTTCGAGAGCACTATTTCCCTGAGCTGGAGAGGGCCGACGTCCCTCAGGACCTCAGAGGCCAGAGAGGGAGCATCTTTGGTAACTTAGAGAAACTTCACGACTTCCATCGACATCATTTTCTGAACGAGTTGGAGAGCAGCATGAATGAACCCCTCAGAGTGGGACGCTGCTTTCTGAGACAT acgGAGAGCCTTTGTTTGTATGCCCTTTACAGTAAGAACAAACCGCAGTCTGATAGTCTTCTCGTTAATCACGGACAGGCATTCTTCAAG caaaagcaacaaaagCTGGGGGACAAGATGGATCTGTGGTCGTACCTGCTGAAGCCTGTGCAGCGGATTAGTAAGtacagcctgctgctgcaggacatgGTGCGGGAGTGTGGCGCCAGACAAACCAGAGAGATGGCTGAGGTCAAAGCTGCCCTGGAGGTCATCCATTTCCAGCTTCGCCATGGCAATAACCTGCTAGCCGTGGATGCCATCCACCAGTGTGAT GTGAACCTAAAGGAGCAGGGTCAAATTATACGTCAGGACGAATTCTTGGTTACCTTCAGGAAGAAAAAATGTTTCCGCCACATTTTCCTCTTTCAAGAACTCATCCTCTTCAGCAAGACCAGGAAGACAGACGTAGGAAATGACACATATGTCTACAAACAGTCATTCAAG ACGTCAGATATAGGCATGACCCAAAACAGTGGCGACAGCGGCCTTTGCTTTGAGATCTGGTTCAGGAAGAGGAAAACAggtgacacatacacacttcaAGCAGTTAGCCAAGGAGTGAAGGAGGCCTGGACCAAGGACCTGGAGCGGATTCTGTGGGAGCAGGCAGTACACAACAGAG AGGTTCGTATGCAGGAGAGAGTGTTTATGGGTATTGGGAACAAGCCTTTCATGGATATTCAGCCCAGTGATGCAGCTATCCATGACAGAGCGGTCAACTATGTACTGCTGGGAAGAG AAAACAAGGTGCAGTCCTCTGCAGGATCATGTGGTCCCCAGGATGGGCCTCCTGGAGGGCGGCCGAAATCTGTCGGTTCAGGGAGCagctcatcttcctcctcttcatctgggAGGGGTTCCTTGTCCCCTGTGGGGTATCTTTGTGGGCCAAAGCGGAGAGTGGTATCAGGGGGCGTTGGAGGTTACGTATCGCCTCCTGGAGTTTTGGAAGAAGACGACCTGGACCATGAGAGTGGAAGTCACAACTTATTGT TGGACAGCTCAGAGTCATCAGGAGAGAGTGTGAGcggcttcagcagctccagtCACAGCTTCCACTCTGCTgtaggaggagaggtggaggaagcCTCCGCGCTCTGTGCCTCTACAATTACCATTAAGGAGGCAGCGGCTGCTCATGCAGCTGAAGTTGCCCACAAACCAACTGCTCTGGCAGGAtccccagaaaaaaaaacaccaccagTTGCACTCAAACCCAAACCACTACACCAGACCAAGGATGTTCCCTGTGGCAAG GACCAGAACACTAGTGTTGGAAAATCCACTGAGGTTTGA